Proteins from one Sabethes cyaneus chromosome 2, idSabCyanKW18_F2, whole genome shotgun sequence genomic window:
- the LOC128733894 gene encoding protein AMN1 homolog: protein MSSSNTCESRFKKQPSTLYNSCVRYVARNIKRYKNIEYLELIPPLIKNALIVNITRVQRGFHDDELLEMLLNRSLTRMNLSSSTITDRTLNSLAEKCPQLRSLILTQGKYRFTQTGLETLIRKLPHLQQLSVKNCPLVDDNLITQLADNCPRLDLVDFESCPNVTDRSAESIKRLKLTKLNLARTRISDEFLKTIASDANGCSLEDLNVGHCQITAAGLVKLPWDTIKYIGFEGCDIEDLEFIDMSKNLKYVQWTISN from the exons ATGTCCAGCAGTAATACGTGTGAAAGTAGATTTAAGAAACAGCCCTCAACATTATATAATTC GTGCGTTCGATATGTGGCCCGAAATATTAAACGATACAAAAACATTGAATACCTAGAACTAATACCACCGTTGATTAAAAATGCACTAATTGTGAACATAACTCGAGTTCAACGAGGATTTCACGACGACGAACTGCTGGAAATGCTTTTGAATCGATCCCTTACACGAATGAATCTGTCCAGTTCGACCATCACCGACCGGACGTTGAATTCCCTGGCGGAAAAATGTCCACAACTGCGAAGCCTTATTCTCACCCAGGGTAAATATCGGTTTACCCAAACCGGACTGGAAACGTTGATCCGCAAATTACCCCACTTACAACAACTGTCGGTGAAAAACTGTCCCCTTGTGGACGACAATTTGATCACCCAACTGGCTGACAATTGTCCCAGGCTGGACCTGGTGGACTTTGAGTCATGCCCGAACGTTACCGATCGCTCGGCAGAATCGATTAAACGGCTTAAGTTGACCAAACTGAACCTTGCGCGAACCCGGATTTCCGACGAATTTCTAAAAACAATAGCGAGCGACGCGAATGGCTGCTCGCTGGAAGATCTAAACGTCGGCCACTGCCAGATTACCGCCGCCGGTTTGGTCAAACTGCCCTGGGATACCATCAAATACATTGGATTCGAAGGATGCGACATTGAAG ATTTAGAGTTCATCGATATGAGCAAGAACCTTAAGTATGTACAATGGACAATATCCAACTGA